TtgcaaaaggaaaattaaataacaaGTGTGAAGATTCTGGGTGTTAAAGTGCCACACAAATCAAACAACTGCCGACGTGATAATAGAACCTAAATTAAGGAACTGGCATTCGAAAGCCTAATCTGAATGTGTGCAGCTTTTCAGAGTGCAAGAAGACTTTCAGAGTGCCCTTCAATTCAAACTCGCCCTGGGAGAAGACAACTCAGTATACCGCAGAATACCCAGTCAGAACGGAGCCTAGCCTCACTTACTCTAATCCTTGGCTCCTCTGAGGGAACTGTCCAGAAAAAGGTGGTTCACGGCATTAAAATTACAAAACCTCCTGACAGTAATATTCCACTGTCGGGATAGCACACCAGGAGGAAACACAAAAATGGTTTAATCCACTTGACAACCCTTCACTGATTTTCATCTAAGATCCTATTCCCACTTCTCCGGTTAATTCCCTCAGGGACACGGTCTCCATAGCTAGCCACAATTCTGCCATCTGTGGAAACACAGACAGTGTCTTAAAGTATCTTTagggaaggagacagggaggtaaaggcaggcagatcgctgagttccaggccagccatggacCCTGACTTAAAAGCAAGAAAAGTCCCTCAGGAAAAAGGAAGTGCCTGAGGGAGATCCCCTATGAACCTGAGGAAGGCCTAAAAACCTGTCATCTCAGTTACAGAAACCTGGCTCCAGAGACTGCACAGGGCATCTGTGCCGGGGCATCTCAGGTCTTGAACCCACTCCTCCCTTTCCCAAAAGCCTGGTCGGAGGACCAAGCAGCTAGTTCTCAAAGGTCCAGAAGAGGTCAGTGATCATCTTGTGGCGAGTGACCTGAAAAGGTCCTGGAAGCCTGGGAGGTGACAGCATAAGGATGGTCCAGGCGCGCGTCGAGAGGGAGGCGTGGGAAGTGGCCCCCAAGCGTCAGGAGCCGGGCTGAGGGTCAAGGGAGCCAGGAAGAGGCGGCCCGAACGCTCGGGTCTCACGCCCGCCCACCCACGCGACCGCCGGGAGCCCGGGCTCCGATCGGCCTGCGCGACAGCACCCCAGCACCCAATACCTACGCTCAGCAGCCCCACGATCACGCGCAGTCCCACCTCCCGCCTCTAGAGGCTCGGCGATGACGTACGAGTGTGACGCGACGCCTTTGGCACGGCAGCCGCTCTGGCGCGCAATGGTGACGTCAGTGGCATGGCGGCCACCGTGGCGACTCCGGAGCCCTGGAAGGCCGTGGCTCCGCAGAAGCGCTCAGTGGGGAGGCGGCCGCGGCGGGACGAGGGGCGTGTCCGTGGGCCTCAAACCGAGCAGGAGCCGGACGGCGAGGCTGTGCTGCGCCGCCTGCGGGAGGCCGAGTGAGTGCAGCGCGTAGAGGCAACTCCAACCGAAAGTGGGTGTGCCAACCCGCAGGGGAATGCTGAGCTCCCGCCCGATTGCACTGTGGCAAGCTATCGGTGAAGCTGCCATTCCCGTTACTGCAGTTACGACAGCTTGGCATTCTGTGCCTCTGTTTGCCGTTTTTGAGACTGAGGTGGAAACATTACGTACGGTTGCTCAGAGCATTAGGTGATGTTTTGACCATAAAGTACTTCCTGGTACCTCGTAAGCTCCAGGGCCCGAATTTCGTGTTCGTGTTATACCCTATATTGATTGTTTTCTttagttggtttttggttttatatATTTGAGGTTGAGTCGGGCATATGTCACGGTGAATATGTGGAGCTTAGAGGACCATTCCTCTCACTGCATGGGTTAGGatgctcaaactcaggttgtcgggcttggtggcaagggcctTCACCTtgtgagccaccttcccagcttTGGTTTTgcgttttgtgagacaggatctcaattTATAGCTTAGGCTAACCCAGCAGGCCTGGACCTGGAGGagattctgcctctctctcctaatGCTGCAGTTACAGGAGTGGGCCACACCTCACATTGGTTAATGCTATTGTAAATCGAGGTTGCAACATGAACACCGTCGTCAACATTGTTATCAATGGTTTACTGAGCAGCAGCTGTGTGCAGAGACTATTGCCTCCTACACACTTCACAGCTCCATTAGGATCTTGGACACTCAAAGAGATATTCAAAGATCATTGTTGCAGGCCCAGGCCTTGGTGAATCAAACCCCATGCTTCTACctctcctttgctctgtactTTCCTCCGCAACCACCTCCCTACATCTTGGACTGTGCCTCATTACAGGACACATAGACAGTGCCCGCCATATACAGGTTACTCTGTGTTCTTGCCTTTTCTGGTTGTGATCTTACAGAGCTAAGTTACAGATTTGGGTAGCATTTCAGATGGGTCGGAATACTATGGCTAGTGTGCCACGTTAGACTCAAAAAACAGTGGTGACCCAGAAGTTATCTCAGAACAGAAATTACTGGCTGTGGCTGAGGGGGCAAATAGAAGCAAGCAGGAAATCTCCAGTCTCTGAAGATCAGGGAGATGAAGGGGCCTAGGGCCTGAAGGATGCTCAAGGCACTCACCAGATAGTCAGTGTTTCCTCAGCTTCTTCAGAATCTCCCAGAGCTCCCGCTTCTCCCAGCACCCCTACTGGGGTGTGATTATCACTCCTGACTCCTGAGCATAGAGACTCTGACCCAGGACTACCTATAATTTTCAAAGTGTTTTAATGTATTAGGTTCTTCTTATCCTTGTGAGGAACATAGGTCACCTCGGGGCAGGTGGGCTCCTTTCCTCGCATCCCCTAAACACTGTCTCAGAGTGTTTTCATTCACTGTTGATTGCTTTGCCCTAGGAGGTAGAAAGCAGTTGACTTGAATAAAGACCCAACCCTTGGACTTTCTCCTCGATTTTCCCTTTAGGATTATTTATCATGGGAAAGCTGTTTCTTGAGTGCCTGCTGGGTAGCTCACTTAGCCCCCCCTGCTAGTTACAGTCTTgagagaaggaaactgagctTTCAGAAAGGCTGTATTCAGTGACTTCCCGTGACTTCCCAGTATCTATTGAGCTGCATCTCTGCCAGGCCAAAGATGCAGAACAGACCCAGACCATCCCTGGGAAAACAGGACCAGggccggtcatttttttttttttttttttttttttttttttttttttttttttttttttttttttttttttttttttttttttttttatctcagtgGTCTGCCATCCAGGCCATGGGCACGTCACTCAGTAAGGGCTAGCTCTGCATTAGACGGTCCTACATCCTCCATGTATCTGGCTCATGGTCAGGGCTAGGATGGCCTAAAAGAGACAGGAGATGACCATCCCATTTCTTCTCAGGGAGGATCTTCAAATCTCTGATTTCTGCAGTTCAGCACTGGGTGAGTACATGTGGTGGCATGGGAGTGGAAGGAGGGCAAAGGACATTCTTCCTTGAAGGGTGTTTTGCTCCACGGCCTTGCTTTAGCACTTAGCCAAATCTGAAGTGGAGATGGTAGTGTATGTATCCTGCCGTTTATAAATCCTGTAGTTATGAGAATTAAATAAGGTGATAATTGCTTGGCTGTCACGCCAAAGGCAATAAATGTCATAATCAGGGTggctaaattttctttttatcctgcTTTTTCCTTGACATTACAGGCAGACCTTCCCCCTTGCAGTTACGTCTTATCTTAATCCATGGTGTGCCAGCATGATTCTTAGTGAAGGACAGACCGTCTTTACACTTTGTATCAGAAGCTCCCATTTTAATCACTCAGTGCATCTCACTGCCGGCTGCATTCCCCAGAGTTGGATTGTTAAATATAAGGCAGCATCAAGCTACTATTGAAGAATGTTTCAGGGTTCTCTTCCCAGCAAGGACATAGACAGTTTCTTGTACAGCCTTACGTCACCTGGGGAACCTGTGCAGAGATAGCTTTGCCACCTTGATGATCAAAAGCAGCTTGCTCAGTGTGGGGACAAATAGCGTCTTTTGTTTTTGATGGTAACCTAAATGGAGGGCCAGGGGGTGGTGAAGACGGTGGTTTTGAACCTAGCCACTCAATTCCCTCTTTAGAGGCCATCCGCATCCTGCACACTGCTTTCCTGCACTCAGCACAGACGTCTCAGTCACATAGTTTTAGATGTAAACCTTTTACATCTAAAGCTCTTAGTTTTGGAACAGTTGAGTTCAGGATCCCACCTCCAGTAGCCTGAACATAGGTCTCAGGCAGCTTTGCTGTGGGTGTTGAGGCCTGTTGTCCCATGCTATGCCCACATTTGGGGAAATGATCTTTCAGAAACCATCACCCAGTGTCTTAGAAAACAGCTGGAGCAACTGCAGGACCTAACAGAAGCCCTTGGAAGACTGAAGCTCAGCTCCTCACCTGGTGGGTCGGGAGAGCCTCCAGTCACGAGCCCCTttcctgtgatgtgtgtgtgctatggCCTCGGGAACTTTGCCTCCTGCGCCACTGCCCGGAGTCAGCTTGCTTTCATGCTTCTCTTCCTGGAGAAGTGCCAGGTGAGCTTTGTCGTCTCCTGCCCCTGGCATGGTGGTGGTGTGCCTGGAACTAAAGCAGCCCTCTTCCCATCCAGATCCCCAGAGGCCACTGCTGGGTCTATGACCCTCTGTTCAGCCGCACTGAAGTTTCAGTGCTCACTGCCCTCGGTGTGACTGTCCTCAGTGAGAATGAGGTAGGTGCTCTCCTCCATCCCACCCACCTCTGCCACTGGACAGGCTTTCTGGGACTCCGTGCCTCACCTGGCCTTCCTAGAGCCTGTGGAGGAAGCCCAGTAGTGAAAACTTGAATCAGTACTGTGAACTAATGTGTTAGGCTTGCAAAACCCCTAAGTCCTCAGCTGTTCAGAGCTCTTAAGATTCCCAAcacctgctgggcagtggtggcacacgcctttaatcccaggcagaggcaggcggatctctgtgagttcgagaccagcctttgagtgaggaggggaaggaaagaaaaacaccagtatagaggctcacaaccattgtaACTTGAATTCCAGGGGACTTGACGCCCTTCTGGCccttgcaggcaccaggcacactcaTGGGGCACAGACATGTGAACAGAAcaataaaacatgtaaaaaaaaaaaaaaagaaaacaaaccgcaacaacaaaaacacagaggtGGAACCTTGTAGGTCCTGTTGGGGttgtatgtgggttctggggatctggcATGGTTGgatgacaagcacctttaccctgcCAGGAGGGGCTTTGACAGGGTCTTtggagcccaggatggcctcctCAGCCTCAGGATCCTGCTGCTTGAGCAGTGAGATCCTACAACACTCACTTCAGACCAGCCTTTGAGTGCAAATGAGTGAGGTCTGAGGCACCTATAACCTGCAGGGACCAAGTCCAGCAGCAGGGTTGGCTTGTGCACTGAGAGCCACAAGGGCTGTGCCCAAGACCACAAGCAGCTCCTGTGGAGGCAACCACAGGAAACCAACATGCTCGTGCCTGACCAAAGGGAAGCTGCagggggaggagtggagagaaagGAATGACCAGACAGTTGACAGAAGAGGTGACTATGGCCCCACTGTGATGAGGATCTTCAGTGATACATAGAAGACTCTGGAATGTAGGACATGGGGACAGTCATCACATAGAAGTAGGGTTTGCACACAGCTCCTTAGCACCCATTCTGCTACTGCTTCCATAGGAAGGCAAGCGCAGCGTCCACGGCCAGCCCACTGTCTTCTACATGCCACACTGTGGCACAGCTCTATACAACAATCTGCTGTGGAGCAACTGGTCCATAGATGCCCTTTCCAGGGTACTCATCGTCGGCAACAGTTTCCAAGGCCTCAAGGAAAGGTGAGCCGTTGTGAACGTCAGACCCCACTGCTGGCAGAAGGGCTTTTGCAGGAGGAACTGGGTGAAAGGTTTAAAGCAGATGTCAAACCCTGGGTCCAACTTAAAGCACTTAAGGAATCTGCAAAGAATTGCCAATTCTGGGGACAGTGTTTTTGAGCAACCACGCTTTCTAAGTATGAAGACCACACTCTTGATGTTTCACAGTGCCTGCCCATGCTGTCCTCATCCCTGTAACTGCTTACTGGACATCTCATTCCATACCCCACAACCCTTTTTGAACTCATCTCGTTTTCTACCCGTTACAACATGAAAGAACCATTCCATATACTTCCtaattgtgtatatatttttttatttctaggttGTTGACAAGGATTCTGCAGAAAAATTATCCCTACATCGCAAAGGTGTCTGAAAGAGTAATTGGGTAGGGGGTGGGAGTGCAAAAGCACACACGACCATTGATGTTTCTGAGCACACAAAGCATGATGTACCGGCAGGGGCTTCCCCTAGAACAAGTCAGAACCCAATCCCCTTCATTCTCAGGGTGAGTCCAGCATGTCCATGGCCTTCGGGATTAAAAAGCATTGAAATATAAATCCCCATTTCTTAGTTTTCAAAAGGACAATGGGGTGGCCAGG
The Chionomys nivalis chromosome 3, mChiNiv1.1, whole genome shotgun sequence genome window above contains:
- the Srrd gene encoding LOW QUALITY PROTEIN: SRR1-like protein (The sequence of the model RefSeq protein was modified relative to this genomic sequence to represent the inferred CDS: deleted 2 bases in 1 codon) codes for the protein MAATVATPEPWKAVAPQKRSVGRRPRRDEGRVRGPQTEQEPDGEAVLRRLREAEEDLQISDFCSSALETITQCLRKQLEQLQDLTEALGRLKLSSSPGGSGEPPVTSPFPVMCVCYGLGNFASCATARSQLAFMLLFLEKCQIPRGHCWVYDPLFSRTEVSVLTALGVTVLSENEEGKRSVHGQPTVFYMPHCGTALYNNLLWSNWSIDALSRVLIVGNSFQGLKERLLTRILQKNYPYIAKILKSLEEIPLPQTPRYMDTFNDTSVHWFPLLKLEGLPRDLWASQEEPDYQDCEDLEIIRKQTDSSASVAGQLPPAPVPGAMVQTILLCQARNTARAGGITSHPALVLVSQIETSFVKPD